The Lutibacter sp. A64 genome segment CAGAATTGATGGGGAATACAAAAGCTCAAAAAAAACATGATTATTTGTACTGGGAATTTAATGAAAAACAAGGGCCTATTCAAGCAATTAGAAAAGACGAATGGAAATTGGTATGGAAATTAGAAGGGAAACCAGAATTGTATAATCTTTCAAAAGATATTGGTGAAACTGAAAATTTAGTCTTAAAAGAACCAGAAAAATTAAACGAAATGCTACGTATATTAAAAAATGCTAGAACAGAACATAGCGAGTTTCCATTAGAAACAAGAGCGTTGGCAATTAAAAGAAGAAGTAATAAATAAAAGAATATCAAAATCAATAATTATATAAAAATTAATAAATGAAAAAAATACTTGTAATTTTTTTATTGTGTATGGTATATGTTACATCATATGCACAAACAGAAAACAAAAAAAGACCAAATTTTCTATTTGTATTAGTAGATGATCAATCTCCGTTCGATTTAAAAATCTACGATGAAAAATCAATACTAGATACTCCAAATATTGATAAACTAGCAAAAGAAGGAATAGTTTTTGACAGCGCACGTAATATGGGAGCTATGAATGGAGCTGTTTGTACGCCTTCTCGTCATATGATTATGTCTGGGCGTAAAGTTTGGGATTTACCACGTAGTGCTGGTTTTAACGAAAATATAACTGCTCCAGATAGTTTAGAACTTCAAACAATAGGAGCCGTTTTTAATAGAGCTGGTTATAAAACCATGCGAACTTGTAAACAAGGAAATTCTTACGGAGCAGCAAACAAACAATTTACAGTAGTTCATGATGCTGTAAAACGTGGAGGTACCGAAGAAACAGGTAGTGCTTGGCATTCTAAACAAGTACTTAATTATTTAGAAAATCGTGAAGAAAGTAAAGAAACAGACCCTTTCTTTATTTATTTTGGGTTTTCTCACCCACACGACGAGCGTAATGGAACTCCAGAGTTGTTAGCAAAATATGGAGCTACAAATCATAAAGATCCTAACACAATTCCCCCTATAAATTCAAAACAACCAGGTGTACAAGATAATTACCTGCCAGCACACCCATTCTTTCACGGGCATAAAAATTTAAGAGATGAAGAACGTGTAGTTGGAGTTTGGAAAAATAGAGATAAACAAACAATTCAAAATGAATTAGGACGCGAATATGCTTGTAGTGAAAACATAGACATTCAAATGGGTAAGGTGCTTAAGAAGCTTGAAGAAATGGGAGAATTAGATAATACCTATATTATTTATACTTCGGATCACGGAATTGCAATAGGAAGGCATGGTCTTATGGGAAAACAAAATTTGTACGAACATACTTCTCGTGTGCCATTTATAATTAAAGGTCCAAATATTAAAGCAGGGCAACGTGTTAAGGGAAATGTTTATCTTTTAGATATTTTACCAACAGTTTGTGATTTAGCGGGTATTGAGATTCCAGAAACTGTTCAAGGAGTTAGTTTTAAACCATTGTTAGAAGGTAAAAAAAATACTATGAGAGATGTTATGTACGGAGTATATTGTGGAGGGTCTAAACCTGGAATGCGTAGTGTTATTAAAGGTGATTGGAAACTTATAAAATACGATCTTATGAAAGGTTCTATTAGAAAAACACAACTTTTTAATCTTGCTGAAAATCCGAATGAGTTTTTAGAAGAGCACCAAAAATTGGGTGAAATGGAAACTAATTTAGCTAACAATCCTTTATATGCCGAAAAATTAGCAGAAATGGAACAATTATTATTAGAACAAATGATAGAAAATAATGATCCCTATAGATTGTGGGATCAAGAAAAATAAACACTTTATTGTATTTGTGTATAAAAAAGAATCTTATAAAATAATTAAAAATAAAATAAGCAAACTTATGGATAGAAGAAATTTTATAACCTTATCGTTGTTAGCAAGTGCTGGAGCAATGCTATATACTGGATGTTCAAATATTATTGGTAATTCTATACCTCCATATTTAAAAGATTATGAAGATCTTTATAATCAAGATCCTAGAAAAGCAGCAGTTGAATGGTTTAAAGAAGCGCGTTATGGAATGTTTATTCACTATGGGTTATATTCTCTTTTAGGAAGACATGAATGGGTAATGCATAATGAAAAAATTCATGTAGCTGAATATGCCAAGTTAAAAGATAAATTTACGGCCGAAAAATTTGATGCGGATTTTATTACAGATCTTGCTCTTGAAGCAGGAATGAAGTATATAAATTTAACCACACGTCATCACGATAGTTTTTGCCTGTGGGATACAAAATTTACAGACTTCAATAGTGTAAATTCCCCTGCAAAAAGAGATTTAGTAGCTGAACTTTCAGAACAATGTAATAAAAAAGGTTTAGCATTTTTCTTATACTATTCTCATGGACGTGATTGGCGTCATCCACACGCTCCAAATAACGATAAATGGAAAGGAGCTGCGCGTCCAGATTACGAAACCAAAGAACCATTTTATAAATATGGAGAAGAACATGATTTAAATATTTATTTAGAATTTATGTCTAACCAAGTGAATGAATTACTTGAAAATTATGACAATATTGCCGGTATATGGTTAGATGGTTTTGCTACACCAGCTTCGGGAGATCGTTCTCTTTTTAAATGTCAAGACTTATACGATTTAATTCATAGCAAACAACCACAAACCTTGGTTTCATATAAGCAAGGGATGCTTGGAACAGAAGATTTTCTTGCTCCTGAGCGTAAATATAAAAAAGGACAAAAAATAGAAAAACCTTTAGAAATTTGCGATCATTTACAACGAAAAGGGTGGGGCTATCTTTCTTCAGAAGATGGAAATCATAAATCTAAAGAAGAAGTGATAAAGATGCTTAAAAGAGCAAATGAATATCCAGCTAATTTATTGTTAAATACAGGGCCGTTACCAAGTGGAGAAATGCATCCTGAAGATGTAAAGGTACTGCGTGAAGTTGGACAAGAAATAAAATCAAAAGGATGGGAAGCCCTTTTAAAAGAGGTTTAGCCAATTCTTTTAAATTAAAATTTTAGGATAGAAACAAGTTTAATCTACAATCTAATTTATAATTCAATGAAAAACACCATTATTTTATCGCTATTAATTTTTACTTTTATTAGCTCAAATGCTCAAGAGAAAAAAATTTGGGACGAAACAGCAAAAGAGAAAACAGAACGTTTGGCTTGGTGGACAAATGATCGTTTCGGAATGTTTATTCATTGGGGAACTTATTCTTTAGCTGGAAGACACGAATGGGTTAAAAAACGTGAAAGAATTTCAGATGAAGACTATCAAAAATACTTTGATAATTTTAATCCAGATTTATACAATCCAACTGAATGGGCTAAACTAGCTAAAGAAGCAGGAATGAAGTATGCTGTAATTACAACAAAACATCACGAAGGTTTTACCTTGTTCGATTCTAAATATACAGAATACAAAGTTACAAATACCGAATATGGTAAAGACGCTCTTAAAGAATGGGTTGATGCTTTTAGAGCTGCAGGAATAAAAATAGGTTTTTATTATTCTATTATTGATTGGCACCACCCTCATTATACCATTGATAGGGTACATCCAATGTCTCCAAAAACGGATAAAGAATATAAAGCATTGAATAAAAATCGCGATATGAGTATTTATCGCGAATATTTAAAAAACCAAGTAACTGAAATTTTAACAAATTACGGTAAAGTAGATATGTTATGGTTAGATTATTCTATTCCTGGTAAGCATGGTAAAGGTAGAGAAGATTGGGGCTCAGTTGAACTTATGAAGTTAATAAGAAAACTTCAGCCAGAAATTATTGTAAACGACCGATTAGATTTAAAAGAATATGCTGGAGGTTGGGATTTTACAACGCCAGAACAATTTAAAGTTGAAGAATGGCCTACTTATAATGGAGAAAAAATACCTTGGGAAACCTGTCAAACTTTTAGTGGATCTTGGGGATATTATAGAGATGAATTAACCTGGAAAGATAACAAACAGTTATTAGTATTATTAATAGAATCAGTAAGTAAAGGTGGTAATGTTTTATTAAATGTTGGCCCAAATGGAAGAGGTGAAATTGATTACCGTGCCGAAAGTGCTCTTAAAAAAATGGGAACTTGGATGAAATATAACGGAAAAGCAATTTACGGATGTACAGCCGCTCCAGAGGAATTTGAAGTTCCTGCTAATTCATTATTAACTTACAATCCAAAAACACATAGATTGTATATTCATTTATTAGATTATCCATTACAAAATTTTACCCTAAAAGGAATGAAAGGTAAAATAAAATATGCCCAGTTTTTACATGATAATTCTGAAATAAAAATAGCGAATAGACATGGAGCCTGGGGGAAAGAAGAAATGGCAGCACAAGATGTTAACCTTAGTCTTCCAGTTGTTAAACCTAATGTTGAAATTCCTGTTATTGAAATTGTGTTAAAATAAAAAAGCTTAATAAATAACATTTTAAAGTATTATTAGAAAAATTAGCAGAAGCACATTAAAAGATTATAATAAAACCTAAATACAATGCAAAAACCTAACAAACTACTATTGATTTTAGTATTTATTCCATTATTGTTTAATAGTTGTTCTACTCAAAAATCAAAAAAAACGGCAATTCTCCAAAAGCCAAATATCATTTATATTTTAGCTGATGATTTAGGTTATGGAGATATACAAAGTTTTAATTCAGAAGGAAAAATACCTACTCCAAATATAGATAAAATGGCAAGTAATGGCGTTATGTTTACAGATGCTCATACGTCATCTTCGGTTTGTACTCCAACAAGATATGGTATTTTAACAGGGCGTTATAATTGGCGTAGTGCTTTAAAAAGTGGTGTGCTTGGTGGTTATTCAAAAACATTAATTACACCAAATCGTACTACGGTTGCTGATGTATTAAAAAATCAAGGATATACTACTGCGTTTATTGGTAAATGGCATTTGGGTTGGGACTGGCAATTTAATACAGATACTGAAGTAAAACAAATAAACAATTTACATACAATACAAGATGTAAATTATAAAGCTCCTATAAAAAATGGACCGTCAACCCATGGGTTCGATTATTCATTTGGGTTTTGCGGTTCTTTAGACATGCCACCGTATGTTTATGTAGAAAATGATTATGCAACCATGGAACCAACAAAAACTACAGCCAATAGAAATACAAAAGGTTTTTGGAGAAAAGGACCTACTTCAGATGATTTTGTTCATGAAACAGTTTTACAAGATTTAACAGATAAAGCAATTGGTTATATTGATGAAAAAGCTAAAGGAAACGAACCGTTCTTTTTATATTTTCCGTTACCTGCACCACATACACCAATTTTACCTACAAAAGAATTTTTAGGAAAAAGTAATACAAATGAATATGGAGATTTTGTAATGCAAGTAGATGATGTTGTACGTCAAATTAGAGAAACACTTAAAAAACAAGGTATTTCAGAAAATACATTATTGGTATTTACAAGTGATAATGGTTGTTCTCCAAGAGCAAATTTTAATGAATTAGAAAAGTTTAATCACGACCCTAGTTATGTTTATAGAGGAATGAAAGCCGATATTTACGAAGGAGGTCATCGTGTGCCTTTTGTTGTAGAGTGGCCAAGTAAAGCATTAAAAAATTCTAGTTCAGACCAAACAATTTGTACTACAGATTTTTTTGCTACTTGTGCAGAAATTTCTGGATATGAAATAAAAGATTCAGAAGGTGAAGATAGTTTTAGCATGTTGCCTTTAATTTTAGGAACTAATAAAGTTGCAGCTAGAGAATATACGGTTCATCATTCTATAAATGGAAGTTTTGCAATAAGAGAAGGAGATTGGAAATTATGTGTTACTGAAGGTTCTGCTGGATGGAGTTATCCAAAACCTCAAGAAATTAAAAATAAGAATCTAGATTTACCAGCAATGCAATTGTTTAATCTTAAAGATGATATTGGAGAAACTAAAAATCTAATAGCCGAATATCCAAAAAAGGCAGCTGAACTAAAAGAAGCATTAAAGAAAATTATTTTAGAAGGTAGAAGTACCAAAGGAACTACCCAAACAAATGAAGAAATGGATAATTGGAAGCAAATAGAGCCAATAATTAATTAAATTATGAGAAACGTATTTTTTTTTATTTTTTTAATTGCATTTATTGTTAGTAGTTGCAAAGCTCAAAATCCAATTTTAAAGAAAACAGACCCTGGATTTATTTATGCTGCAGATCCTGCTGCTGAGGTTTTTAATGGGAAGGTGTATGTTTATTCATCTAGAGATGTTCCAGATGCAGTAAATTTTAGCACTATGCAAGACTATGCTGTTTTAGAATCTTCAGATTTAAAAACTTGGATAAATCACGGAGTGGTTATAAAACCAAGAGAATATACTTGGGCTCATGGGCAAATGAATGCTCCAGATGTGGCTTATAAAAACAGTTGGTATTATTTCTATTTCCCTTATAATAAAACACATATTGGTGTAGCAAAAAGTAGAACTCCAATTGGTCCTTGGCAAGAAGCAGTTTCAGATAAGATTACAACTATTTTCGATCCTACAGTTTTTGTAGATGATGATGGTCAAGCTTATATTTATGGAAATGACCATAAAGTAAATATTGGCGAACCAGGAGCACATATTATGGGTGCAAAGTTAAAAGATAATATGATAGAACTTGATGGTCCTTGGGTTCGATTAAGTGAAGAAATTGTAAGCGAAGCAGTGCATATATTTAAAAGAAATGGTATTTATTATTTTAATGCAAGAGTAGGACCTGTTACTAAATATTGGATGGCAGATACGCCTTTACCACAATACGCAACCTTAAAGGGAACATTAGCACCTGATGCTCCTAATGCACCTAATCATGCATCTGCTATAGAATTTAATAACGAGTGGTATTTCTTTTACCATAGAGGAGATGTTAATGATGGTTCATTTTATCGTAGATCCGCTTGTTTTGAAAAAATGACATTTCGAGAAGATGGAACAATAGTCCCAATTGAGTATACATTAGAAAATGACAAAATTGAGAAATAAACTATATTAATTTATTTGACAAAATACTAGAGACTCTTAAATTATAATCAAAAAAAACTATCATTAATGAAAATAAAAAAATTGTATAATATCTGTTTAGTTATATTATGTTGTATGTTTTTCAACAGTACTTCTTATGCACAAGAAATAAATAAGCCTTACAATGGTAGTTGGGAATCACTTCAAAAAATGCAAGTTCCAGCTTGGTTTGATGATGGAAAAATAGGAATTTTTATCCACTGGGGGCCATATTCTGTAATTGGTCATAGAAAAGGAAATAGAGGTTATGCAGAACACGGACCTAAGATTTTGTATGAAGATCCAGCATATTATTATCCATATATGAAAGAACGTTGGGGAGCAAATCCACCAGACTTTGGATATAAAGATATAATC includes the following:
- a CDS encoding sulfatase-like hydrolase/transferase yields the protein MKKILVIFLLCMVYVTSYAQTENKKRPNFLFVLVDDQSPFDLKIYDEKSILDTPNIDKLAKEGIVFDSARNMGAMNGAVCTPSRHMIMSGRKVWDLPRSAGFNENITAPDSLELQTIGAVFNRAGYKTMRTCKQGNSYGAANKQFTVVHDAVKRGGTEETGSAWHSKQVLNYLENREESKETDPFFIYFGFSHPHDERNGTPELLAKYGATNHKDPNTIPPINSKQPGVQDNYLPAHPFFHGHKNLRDEERVVGVWKNRDKQTIQNELGREYACSENIDIQMGKVLKKLEEMGELDNTYIIYTSDHGIAIGRHGLMGKQNLYEHTSRVPFIIKGPNIKAGQRVKGNVYLLDILPTVCDLAGIEIPETVQGVSFKPLLEGKKNTMRDVMYGVYCGGSKPGMRSVIKGDWKLIKYDLMKGSIRKTQLFNLAENPNEFLEEHQKLGEMETNLANNPLYAEKLAEMEQLLLEQMIENNDPYRLWDQEK
- a CDS encoding alpha-L-fucosidase; amino-acid sequence: MDRRNFITLSLLASAGAMLYTGCSNIIGNSIPPYLKDYEDLYNQDPRKAAVEWFKEARYGMFIHYGLYSLLGRHEWVMHNEKIHVAEYAKLKDKFTAEKFDADFITDLALEAGMKYINLTTRHHDSFCLWDTKFTDFNSVNSPAKRDLVAELSEQCNKKGLAFFLYYSHGRDWRHPHAPNNDKWKGAARPDYETKEPFYKYGEEHDLNIYLEFMSNQVNELLENYDNIAGIWLDGFATPASGDRSLFKCQDLYDLIHSKQPQTLVSYKQGMLGTEDFLAPERKYKKGQKIEKPLEICDHLQRKGWGYLSSEDGNHKSKEEVIKMLKRANEYPANLLLNTGPLPSGEMHPEDVKVLREVGQEIKSKGWEALLKEV
- a CDS encoding alpha-L-fucosidase, whose amino-acid sequence is MKNTIILSLLIFTFISSNAQEKKIWDETAKEKTERLAWWTNDRFGMFIHWGTYSLAGRHEWVKKRERISDEDYQKYFDNFNPDLYNPTEWAKLAKEAGMKYAVITTKHHEGFTLFDSKYTEYKVTNTEYGKDALKEWVDAFRAAGIKIGFYYSIIDWHHPHYTIDRVHPMSPKTDKEYKALNKNRDMSIYREYLKNQVTEILTNYGKVDMLWLDYSIPGKHGKGREDWGSVELMKLIRKLQPEIIVNDRLDLKEYAGGWDFTTPEQFKVEEWPTYNGEKIPWETCQTFSGSWGYYRDELTWKDNKQLLVLLIESVSKGGNVLLNVGPNGRGEIDYRAESALKKMGTWMKYNGKAIYGCTAAPEEFEVPANSLLTYNPKTHRLYIHLLDYPLQNFTLKGMKGKIKYAQFLHDNSEIKIANRHGAWGKEEMAAQDVNLSLPVVKPNVEIPVIEIVLK
- a CDS encoding sulfatase family protein, which translates into the protein MQKPNKLLLILVFIPLLFNSCSTQKSKKTAILQKPNIIYILADDLGYGDIQSFNSEGKIPTPNIDKMASNGVMFTDAHTSSSVCTPTRYGILTGRYNWRSALKSGVLGGYSKTLITPNRTTVADVLKNQGYTTAFIGKWHLGWDWQFNTDTEVKQINNLHTIQDVNYKAPIKNGPSTHGFDYSFGFCGSLDMPPYVYVENDYATMEPTKTTANRNTKGFWRKGPTSDDFVHETVLQDLTDKAIGYIDEKAKGNEPFFLYFPLPAPHTPILPTKEFLGKSNTNEYGDFVMQVDDVVRQIRETLKKQGISENTLLVFTSDNGCSPRANFNELEKFNHDPSYVYRGMKADIYEGGHRVPFVVEWPSKALKNSSSDQTICTTDFFATCAEISGYEIKDSEGEDSFSMLPLILGTNKVAAREYTVHHSINGSFAIREGDWKLCVTEGSAGWSYPKPQEIKNKNLDLPAMQLFNLKDDIGETKNLIAEYPKKAAELKEALKKIILEGRSTKGTTQTNEEMDNWKQIEPIIN
- a CDS encoding family 43 glycosylhydrolase — translated: MRNVFFFIFLIAFIVSSCKAQNPILKKTDPGFIYAADPAAEVFNGKVYVYSSRDVPDAVNFSTMQDYAVLESSDLKTWINHGVVIKPREYTWAHGQMNAPDVAYKNSWYYFYFPYNKTHIGVAKSRTPIGPWQEAVSDKITTIFDPTVFVDDDGQAYIYGNDHKVNIGEPGAHIMGAKLKDNMIELDGPWVRLSEEIVSEAVHIFKRNGIYYFNARVGPVTKYWMADTPLPQYATLKGTLAPDAPNAPNHASAIEFNNEWYFFYHRGDVNDGSFYRRSACFEKMTFREDGTIVPIEYTLENDKIEK